The DNA window TGGGATGGCCACTCCTTGAGTACAAGGGACTGTTTTCCTTGTCTTGGCACCTCCGAAGCCTGGTGTAGCACCTTGCATGGGGTGTCAAAGGCCACTGAGTCTGGAACCTTctacccccttccctccttcccctggtTCTTGGCTGTTCAGTGGGACCCAGGCCCCTGCGGGGAAGGATCTGGGCTGGCTCCATCCCCTTCCTTGCCCTGGAAGGAGGCTGTGTGCGCTTTCCCTTGCCTTTCCTGCCCTCTGAGCCTGCCCTCTTCCTGTGCTCGGCTGCAGAATCGGACAAACTCCATCGGGAGGCCAGTGAACGCTTTGCGGCCGGCTACATCCAGTGCATGCACGAGGTCCACACCTTCGTCTCCACTTGCCCGGGCATTGATGCTGCCATCGCCGCCGAGCTCCTCAACCACCTGCTGGAGTCCATGCCCCTGAATGAAGGTGCCAGCTTCCAAGCCCTGCTTGGAGATGTTCTGGGGGAGGCTGCAGCAGCCGGACCTGGGGGCAGCCTGTGGCCTGGGGGAGACGGTCTGGCCTCCCCCGGGGGCCCCTTGTCCCCCAGTGAGGACATTTGCTCTgacctagaagagacctcagaggtagAACTGAACCAGGTGGCCCAGGAAGGGCTGGACGCTGCCCTCTGCGTCCCCAGCGGCCTGGCCTCCTCTGCTGTTTCCAAGTGCATGTGGAGACCTTGGTGATAAGCTGAGGGAGGGAGCTCTCCGAGCTACCTCTTGGGTGCAAGGGGGAGGGGATGCATTTGGctgtctccccttccctcttctctccctcccactcctcctccttcctttccctggccTCCTGCTATGTTCTGGGCTGGACACATTGGCCGGAT is part of the Dromiciops gliroides isolate mDroGli1 chromosome 4, mDroGli1.pri, whole genome shotgun sequence genome and encodes:
- the HES6 gene encoding transcription cofactor HES-6 isoform X1 — translated: MAPSFRPSRSRSGREEEDFWEAKGDRKARKPLVEKKRRARINESLQELRLILADAEFQMKMENAEVLELTVKRVQGVLQSRSLESDKLHREASERFAAGYIQCMHEVHTFVSTCPGIDAAIAAELLNHLLESMPLNEGASFQALLGDVLGEAAAAGPGGSLWPGGDGLASPGGPLSPSEDICSDLEETSEVELNQVAQEGLDAALCVPSGLASSAVSKCMWRPW